One Lysobacter enzymogenes DNA segment encodes these proteins:
- a CDS encoding AAA family ATPase — translation MSLDAAPLVPITGPALAERAAAVRDEVGKAFIGQADVLDQILIALLAGGHALLEGVPGLGKTLVVRALSKALDCGYARVQFTPDLMPSDISGHAVYDPKTESFNIRRGPVFTNLLLADEINRAPAKTQSALLEAMQELQVTIEGHSFELPPPFLTLATQNPVEQEGTYPLPEAQLDRFLLKVLIGYPTLADEKRMVAAVSLGRSASDFDLSQVQRVLGPEEIVAMQLGTALVRVDEAVIDYAVRIVAKTRDWAGIALGAGPRGSLGLVRAARAQAVLSGRDFVTPDDVREIAKPVLRHRIALAPELQIEGQSADDVLHALLATVEAPRQ, via the coding sequence ATGAGCCTCGACGCCGCTCCGCTCGTCCCGATCACCGGCCCCGCGCTCGCCGAACGCGCCGCCGCCGTGCGCGATGAGGTCGGCAAGGCCTTCATCGGCCAGGCCGACGTGCTCGACCAGATCCTGATCGCGCTGCTCGCCGGCGGCCACGCCCTGCTCGAAGGCGTGCCCGGGCTCGGCAAGACGCTGGTGGTGCGGGCGCTGTCCAAGGCCCTGGACTGCGGTTACGCGCGCGTCCAGTTCACCCCCGACCTGATGCCCAGCGACATCAGCGGCCACGCGGTGTACGACCCCAAGACCGAGAGCTTCAACATCCGCCGCGGCCCGGTGTTCACCAACCTGCTGCTGGCCGACGAGATCAACCGCGCGCCGGCCAAGACCCAGTCGGCGCTGCTGGAGGCGATGCAGGAGCTGCAGGTCACCATCGAAGGCCACAGCTTCGAGTTGCCGCCGCCGTTCCTGACCCTGGCCACCCAGAACCCGGTCGAACAGGAAGGCACCTATCCGTTGCCGGAAGCCCAGCTCGACCGCTTCCTGCTGAAGGTGCTGATCGGCTACCCGACCCTGGCCGACGAGAAGCGCATGGTCGCCGCGGTCAGCCTGGGCCGCAGCGCGTCGGACTTCGATCTCTCGCAGGTGCAGCGCGTGCTCGGGCCGGAGGAGATCGTCGCGATGCAGCTCGGCACCGCGCTGGTGCGGGTGGACGAGGCGGTGATCGACTACGCCGTGCGCATCGTCGCCAAGACCCGCGACTGGGCCGGCATCGCGCTCGGCGCGGGGCCGCGCGGCAGCCTCGGCCTGGTGCGCGCGGCGCGCGCGCAGGCGGTGCTGTCGGGGCGCGACTTCGTCACCCCCGACGACGTGCGCGAGATCGCCAAGCCGGTGCTGCGCCATCGCATCGCGCTGGCGCCGGAACTGCAGATCGAAGGCCAGTCCGCCGACGACGTGCTGCACGCGCTGCTGGCCACGGTCGAAGCGCCGCGGCAATGA
- a CDS encoding DUF4129 domain-containing protein, translated as MKLEALTVALRPRTAWEACELGMALVRRNAGAIWKPWLLVTLPLLVLLNAAGWALDLLWLSGLLMWWLKPWFDRIPLYVISRAVFGETPTPRQTVRAALRWGGRWWLPYLTWRRLGPARPLYLPVDLLEGGDSGEARQRRAALGAPVYGVCSLLTLVCANFELVMILGLVFAGIMFVPFDYLPDTFKSLWDAFLEQPHWMNALFNALAWIAASLIEPFYVGAGFGLYLNRRTEIEGWDIEIVFRRLRARLSAAAAPALLALCVGVGLGAWLPQAMAQSGADRSAQFEGGDAPAADRETDEARIERQARERGEAVAAQMRREAEAAARDAAGAVSEDATGEETVTEDAVSEEPASEEAQDDASYEEEDAPSFPSVPIRGPGEKAADQPSTLDGLYGPARSDDRSLRNAVEQAMKDPTVAPKQKQTVWKSRAEADKPKTERRRDSRDFDGFKGLSGGLATGLELALWGVVALVVGALLFSMGRWLGWFRGGAFEEEPAPGELRNAALAEPEPLPDDIPTAIRRLWQGGRARDALALMYRAAVESMAQRAQVTLVPGATEAQCLRASRKLPLAEDRDAFARAVRVWQYAAYAQTLPGGDDFDDLVALLSRRFGWAA; from the coding sequence ATGAAGCTCGAAGCGCTCACCGTCGCCCTGCGCCCGCGCACCGCCTGGGAAGCCTGCGAACTGGGCATGGCCCTGGTCCGCCGCAACGCCGGCGCGATCTGGAAGCCGTGGCTGCTGGTGACCCTGCCGCTGCTGGTGCTGCTCAACGCCGCCGGTTGGGCGCTGGACCTGCTGTGGCTGTCGGGCCTGCTGATGTGGTGGCTCAAGCCCTGGTTCGACCGCATCCCGCTGTACGTCATTTCGCGCGCGGTGTTCGGCGAAACCCCGACTCCGCGCCAGACCGTGCGCGCCGCGCTGCGCTGGGGCGGGCGCTGGTGGCTGCCGTACCTGACCTGGCGCCGGCTCGGCCCGGCGCGGCCGCTGTACCTGCCGGTGGACCTGCTCGAAGGCGGCGACAGCGGCGAAGCGCGCCAGCGCCGCGCCGCGCTCGGCGCGCCGGTGTACGGGGTGTGCTCGCTGCTGACCCTGGTGTGCGCGAACTTCGAACTGGTGATGATCCTGGGGCTGGTGTTCGCCGGGATCATGTTCGTGCCCTTCGACTACCTGCCCGACACGTTCAAGTCGCTGTGGGACGCCTTCCTCGAACAGCCGCACTGGATGAACGCGCTGTTCAACGCGCTGGCCTGGATCGCGGCCAGCCTGATCGAACCGTTCTACGTCGGCGCCGGTTTCGGCCTGTACCTCAACCGCCGCACCGAGATCGAAGGCTGGGACATCGAGATCGTGTTCCGCCGCCTGCGCGCGCGCCTGAGCGCGGCGGCGGCGCCGGCGCTGCTGGCGCTGTGCGTCGGCGTCGGCCTGGGCGCGTGGTTGCCGCAGGCGATGGCGCAGTCGGGCGCGGACCGCTCGGCGCAGTTCGAGGGCGGCGATGCGCCGGCGGCGGACCGCGAGACCGACGAGGCGCGCATCGAGCGGCAGGCGCGCGAGCGCGGCGAAGCGGTCGCCGCGCAGATGCGGCGCGAAGCCGAGGCGGCCGCGCGCGACGCGGCCGGCGCGGTTAGCGAGGACGCGACTGGCGAAGAGACGGTCACTGAGGACGCGGTCAGCGAAGAGCCGGCCAGCGAAGAAGCGCAGGACGACGCGTCCTACGAGGAAGAAGACGCGCCGTCCTTCCCCAGCGTGCCGATCCGCGGCCCCGGCGAGAAGGCCGCCGACCAGCCCTCCACGCTCGACGGCCTGTACGGCCCGGCGCGCAGCGACGACCGCTCGCTGCGCAACGCGGTCGAGCAGGCGATGAAGGACCCCACGGTCGCGCCCAAGCAGAAGCAGACGGTGTGGAAGTCGCGCGCCGAGGCCGACAAGCCCAAGACCGAGCGGCGCCGCGACTCGCGCGATTTCGACGGTTTCAAGGGCCTCAGCGGCGGCCTGGCGACCGGCCTGGAGCTGGCGCTGTGGGGCGTGGTGGCGCTGGTGGTCGGCGCGCTGTTGTTCAGCATGGGTCGTTGGCTGGGCTGGTTCCGCGGCGGCGCGTTCGAGGAAGAACCGGCGCCGGGCGAGCTGCGCAACGCCGCGCTGGCCGAACCCGAGCCCTTGCCCGACGACATCCCGACCGCGATCCGCCGGCTGTGGCAGGGCGGCCGCGCGCGCGACGCGCTGGCGCTGATGTACCGCGCCGCGGTCGAATCGATGGCGCAGCGCGCGCAGGTGACCCTGGTGCCCGGCGCGACCGAGGCGCAGTGCCTGCGCGCCTCGCGCAAACTGCCGCTGGCCGAGGACCGCGATGCGTTCGCGCGCGCGGTGCGGGTCTGGCAGTACGCGGCCTATGCCCAGACCCTGCCCGGCGGCGACGATTTCGACGATCTGGTGGCGCTGCTGAGCCGGCGCTTCGGGTGGGCCGCATGA
- a CDS encoding sulfate/molybdate ABC transporter ATP-binding protein, with protein MDLHLKAIAKRYANVAALDAVDLDVASGELVALLGPSGSGKTTLLRVIAGLLQPDSGQMLFGQTDATRLSLRERNVGFVFQHYALFKHMTVAENIAFGLRSRPRARRPDKAAIAARVRELLGLIQLPDLGSRYPEQLSGGQKQRVALARALAIDPTVLLLDEPFGALDAKVRVELRRWLRRLHDQTGQTTLFVTHDQEEALELADRVVVLKDGRIEQIGTPDEIYSAPASAYVFDFIGRANVIDGQTEGGELSVDGHGLRLPVDLHSRSRARLYVRPHDIGLVGEGEGLPARVLSSHRLAERITLELNVEGQARPLELDLVATPDAVTPASGSLVHVRPLRYRVYSD; from the coding sequence ATGGACCTTCATCTCAAAGCCATCGCCAAGCGTTACGCGAACGTGGCCGCGCTCGACGCGGTCGACCTGGACGTCGCCTCGGGCGAACTGGTCGCGCTGCTCGGCCCGTCGGGTTCGGGCAAGACCACCCTGCTGCGGGTCATCGCCGGCCTGCTGCAACCCGATTCGGGGCAGATGCTGTTCGGCCAGACCGACGCCACCCGGCTGAGCCTGCGCGAGCGCAACGTCGGCTTCGTGTTCCAGCACTACGCGCTGTTCAAACACATGACTGTGGCCGAGAACATCGCCTTCGGCCTGCGCAGCCGGCCGCGCGCGCGGCGGCCGGACAAGGCGGCGATCGCCGCGCGCGTGCGCGAACTGCTCGGACTGATCCAACTGCCCGATCTGGGTTCGCGCTATCCGGAGCAGTTGTCCGGCGGCCAGAAGCAGCGCGTGGCGCTGGCGCGCGCGCTGGCGATCGACCCGACCGTGCTGCTGCTCGACGAACCCTTCGGCGCGCTCGACGCCAAGGTCCGGGTCGAACTGCGGCGCTGGCTGCGCCGCCTGCACGACCAGACCGGCCAAACCACCTTGTTCGTCACCCACGACCAGGAAGAAGCGCTGGAACTGGCAGACCGCGTGGTCGTGCTCAAGGACGGCCGGATCGAGCAGATCGGCACGCCCGACGAGATCTACAGCGCGCCGGCCTCGGCCTACGTGTTCGACTTCATCGGCCGCGCCAACGTCATCGACGGCCAGACCGAAGGCGGCGAGCTGTCCGTCGACGGCCACGGCCTGCGCCTGCCGGTGGACCTGCACAGCCGCAGCCGCGCGCGCCTGTACGTGCGCCCGCACGACATCGGCCTGGTCGGCGAAGGCGAAGGGCTGCCGGCGCGGGTGCTGTCTTCTCACCGGCTGGCCGAGCGCATCACCCTGGAACTCAACGTGGAAGGCCAGGCGCGGCCGCTGGAGCTGGACCTGGTGGCGACCCCGGACGCGGTGACGCCGGCGTCGGGCAGCCTCGTCCACGTGCGGCCGCTGCGCTACCGCGTCTACTCGGACTAG
- a CDS encoding TolB family protein: protein MRHARVWWIPSVLLVCAVASPPAAALNEFGIEGMGVVSTPHSEVRASVSPDGRRIVWGSDRPGGPGGRDLWQATLVDGRWQNPEPLPINSAAKDYDPMFSGDGRWLYFFSDRPGGLGGEDLYRAAVRPDGGYGPAENLGPGVNTPGREWAPAPSRDGRHLLFASDGRGGAGRQDLWIARWDGKAFVDPRPAPGINTAADEFDATWLGDGRAIVFTRSDDVNEKPVRLYVAQCDGKRYGEAVPLGLSFNTAEGFTYGPVIDWNKPGEMLLNGMAKAPKAGKQDIYRIAAPAVTGKDGCVGAAETKAWAR, encoded by the coding sequence ATGCGCCACGCCAGGGTCTGGTGGATTCCGAGTGTACTCCTCGTCTGCGCCGTAGCCAGCCCGCCGGCCGCGGCCCTGAACGAATTCGGCATAGAAGGCATGGGCGTGGTGTCCACGCCGCACAGCGAAGTGCGCGCGAGCGTGAGTCCCGACGGCCGGCGCATCGTCTGGGGCAGCGACCGTCCCGGCGGTCCGGGCGGGCGCGATCTGTGGCAGGCGACGTTGGTCGACGGCCGCTGGCAGAACCCCGAGCCGTTGCCGATCAACAGCGCGGCCAAGGACTACGATCCGATGTTCAGCGGCGACGGCCGCTGGTTGTATTTCTTCTCCGACCGTCCCGGCGGGCTCGGCGGCGAAGACCTCTATCGCGCCGCGGTGCGGCCCGACGGCGGCTACGGCCCGGCCGAGAACCTCGGCCCCGGCGTCAACACGCCGGGACGCGAGTGGGCGCCGGCGCCGAGCCGCGACGGACGCCACCTGCTGTTCGCCAGCGACGGACGCGGCGGCGCGGGCCGCCAGGACCTGTGGATCGCGCGCTGGGATGGAAAGGCCTTCGTCGATCCGCGACCGGCGCCGGGCATCAACACCGCCGCCGACGAATTCGACGCGACCTGGCTCGGCGACGGCCGCGCGATCGTGTTCACCCGCTCCGACGACGTCAACGAAAAACCGGTGCGGCTGTACGTCGCGCAATGCGACGGCAAGCGCTATGGCGAAGCGGTGCCGCTGGGCTTGTCGTTCAACACCGCCGAAGGATTCACCTACGGGCCGGTGATCGACTGGAACAAGCCCGGCGAGATGCTGCTCAACGGCATGGCCAAGGCGCCGAAGGCGGGCAAGCAGGACATCTACCGGATCGCGGCGCCGGCGGTCACGGGCAAGGACGGATGCGTGGGCGCGGCCGAGACGAAAGCGTGGGCGCGGTGA
- the hemB gene encoding porphobilinogen synthase, producing MSYPYTRPRRMRRDDFSRRLMRETVLTANDLIYPVFVHELDGRAPVGSMPGIERLSIDELLRVAERASELRVPALALFPVTAPEAKSLTAEAAWQDDGLCQRAVRALKQRFPDLGVITDVALDPYTTHGQDGLIDDSGYVMNDETVEALVKQALSHAAAGADVVAPSDMMDGRIGQIRAELESQGHIHTRILAYSAKYASSFYGPFRDAVGSAGALGKGNKYTYQMDPANSDEAMREIALDLDEGADMIMVKPGMPYLDIVRRAKDEFGAPTFVYQVSGEYAMLRAAIGNSWLDERGCVMEALTSIKRAGADGVLTYFALDAAQWMREAG from the coding sequence ATGAGCTACCCCTACACCCGCCCGCGGCGGATGCGCCGCGACGACTTCTCGCGCCGGTTGATGCGCGAGACCGTCCTCACCGCGAACGACCTGATCTACCCGGTCTTCGTCCACGAACTCGACGGCCGCGCCCCGGTCGGCTCGATGCCCGGCATCGAGCGCCTGTCGATCGACGAACTGCTGCGCGTGGCCGAACGCGCCAGCGAACTGCGGGTGCCGGCGCTGGCGCTGTTCCCGGTCACCGCGCCGGAAGCCAAGTCGCTGACCGCCGAAGCCGCGTGGCAGGACGACGGCCTGTGCCAGCGCGCGGTGCGCGCGCTCAAGCAGCGCTTCCCGGACCTGGGCGTGATCACCGACGTCGCCCTCGACCCCTACACCACCCACGGCCAGGACGGGCTGATCGACGACAGCGGTTACGTCATGAACGACGAAACCGTCGAAGCCCTGGTCAAGCAGGCGCTGTCGCATGCCGCCGCCGGCGCCGACGTCGTCGCGCCGAGCGACATGATGGACGGCCGCATCGGCCAGATCCGCGCCGAGCTGGAAAGCCAGGGCCACATCCACACCCGCATCCTGGCCTACAGCGCCAAGTACGCCTCCAGCTTCTACGGCCCGTTCCGCGACGCGGTCGGCTCGGCCGGCGCGCTCGGCAAGGGCAACAAGTACACCTACCAGATGGACCCGGCCAACAGCGACGAAGCGATGCGCGAGATCGCGCTCGACCTCGACGAAGGCGCCGACATGATCATGGTCAAGCCGGGCATGCCGTACCTGGACATCGTGCGCCGGGCCAAGGACGAATTCGGCGCGCCGACCTTCGTTTACCAGGTCAGCGGCGAGTACGCGATGCTGCGCGCGGCGATCGGCAACAGCTGGCTCGACGAACGCGGCTGCGTGATGGAAGCGCTGACCTCGATCAAGCGCGCAGGCGCCGACGGGGTGCTGACCTACTTCGCATTGGATGCGGCGCAGTGGATGCGCGAGGCGGGCTGA
- the aroE gene encoding shikimate dehydrogenase, which translates to MSIDSSSSSPVLRFAVFGHPVAHSLSPRIHAHFARQFGIALDYAAIDAAAERFDVALAEFAAEGGLGANITLPLKTRAAGICTHLSERARRAGAVNTLIRSATGWEGDNTDGVGLIRDLTERHGLDLRERRTLLIGAGGAARGVAPALLDAGIGDLFIVNRTGERADALADTLGQPGRVHPRYLDDVGNLGNFDLIVNATSAAREHEFPSLPMSLATPRTAAVDLSYGEAAIPFLAWAKVAGAHDRIDGLGMLVEQAAESFERWHRRRPETDPVYALLRQGAGTLVTAD; encoded by the coding sequence ATGTCGATCGACTCCAGTTCGTCCAGCCCGGTCCTGCGCTTCGCGGTCTTCGGCCATCCGGTCGCGCACTCGCTGTCGCCGCGCATCCACGCGCACTTCGCGCGCCAGTTCGGGATCGCGCTGGACTACGCGGCGATCGACGCCGCCGCCGAGCGCTTCGACGTAGCCCTGGCCGAGTTCGCCGCCGAGGGCGGCCTCGGCGCCAACATCACCCTGCCGCTGAAGACCCGCGCCGCCGGCATCTGCACCCACCTGAGCGAGCGCGCGCGCCGCGCCGGCGCGGTCAACACCCTGATCCGCAGCGCCACCGGCTGGGAAGGCGACAACACCGACGGCGTCGGCCTGATCCGCGACCTCACCGAACGCCACGGCCTGGACCTGCGCGAGCGCCGCACCCTGCTGATCGGCGCCGGCGGCGCCGCGCGCGGAGTCGCGCCGGCGCTGCTCGATGCCGGCATCGGCGACCTGTTCATCGTCAACCGCACCGGCGAGCGCGCCGACGCGCTGGCCGACACGCTCGGCCAGCCCGGCCGCGTGCATCCGCGCTATCTCGACGACGTCGGCAACCTCGGCAACTTCGACCTCATCGTCAACGCCACTTCGGCCGCGCGCGAACATGAGTTCCCGAGCCTGCCGATGAGCCTGGCCACGCCGCGCACCGCGGCCGTGGACCTGAGCTACGGCGAAGCCGCGATCCCGTTCCTGGCCTGGGCCAAGGTCGCCGGCGCGCACGACCGCATCGACGGCCTCGGCATGTTGGTCGAGCAGGCCGCCGAGAGCTTCGAGCGCTGGCATCGCCGCCGTCCGGAGACCGATCCGGTCTACGCGCTGCTGCGCCAGGGCGCGGGCACGCTGGTGACCGCGGACTGA
- the cysW gene encoding sulfate ABC transporter permease subunit CysW: protein MAERDHLQESAWVRWLLIGLAAAIMLLVVVLPLFALLGAAFGSGLAVWWNAVAEEHTVAALKLTLLTAAIVVPVNAICGVFAAWALTRFEFRGKRALLSLIDLPFAVSPVVAGLCLVLLFSPTHGFLKDVLNAYDLKILFATPGIVLATLFVTFPFVVRELIPLMEQQGSDEELAARSLGANAWTMFFKVTLPNIKWGLLYGVLLCSARAMGEFGAVTVVSGNVMGSTNTLSLHVEVLYKQLGGEAAAAFAAASLLAGLALVTLVVKLWLETRHGDALAQSHRRN, encoded by the coding sequence ATGGCTGAGCGCGACCACCTGCAGGAATCGGCCTGGGTGCGCTGGCTGCTGATCGGCCTGGCCGCGGCGATCATGCTGCTGGTGGTGGTGCTGCCGCTGTTCGCCCTGCTCGGCGCGGCGTTCGGCAGCGGGCTTGCGGTGTGGTGGAACGCGGTCGCCGAAGAACACACCGTCGCCGCGCTCAAGCTCACCCTGCTGACCGCGGCGATCGTGGTGCCGGTGAACGCGATCTGCGGCGTGTTCGCGGCCTGGGCGCTGACCCGCTTCGAGTTCCGCGGCAAGCGCGCGCTGCTGTCGCTGATCGACCTGCCGTTCGCGGTCTCGCCGGTGGTCGCCGGCCTGTGCCTGGTGCTGTTGTTCAGCCCGACCCACGGCTTCCTCAAGGACGTATTGAACGCCTACGACCTCAAGATCCTGTTCGCCACGCCCGGGATCGTGCTGGCGACCTTGTTCGTGACCTTCCCGTTCGTGGTGCGCGAGCTGATCCCGCTGATGGAGCAACAAGGCAGCGACGAGGAACTCGCCGCGCGCTCGCTCGGCGCCAACGCCTGGACCATGTTCTTCAAGGTCACCCTGCCGAACATCAAATGGGGCCTGCTGTACGGCGTGCTGTTGTGCAGCGCGCGGGCGATGGGCGAGTTCGGCGCGGTCACCGTGGTCTCGGGCAACGTCATGGGCAGCACCAACACCCTCTCGCTGCATGTGGAAGTGCTGTACAAGCAACTCGGCGGCGAAGCCGCGGCGGCGTTCGCGGCGGCCTCGCTGCTGGCCGGCCTGGCGCTGGTGACGCTGGTGGTGAAACTGTGGCTGGAAACGCGGCACGGCGATGCGCTGGCGCAATCGCACCGGCGCAATTGA
- a CDS encoding DUF6053 domain-containing protein: MGGPSGPTLLFQVMAIRAKSIGPEGPSHEDGLRAIVGCKVVVGGPSGPILLFQAAAVRFNTALAATARPAG, encoded by the coding sequence GTGGGAGGGCCTTCAGGCCCGACGCTCTTGTTTCAGGTCATGGCGATCCGAGCGAAAAGCATCGGGCCTGAAGGGCCCTCCCACGAGGATGGCCTTCGCGCGATAGTCGGTTGCAAGGTGGTTGTAGGAGGGCCTTCAGGCCCGATACTTTTGTTTCAGGCCGCGGCGGTCCGATTCAATACGGCGCTTGCAGCGACTGCCAGGCCAGCGGGTTGA
- a CDS encoding DUF58 domain-containing protein, whose product MSSAPPPLPAVAGAAPAVPRERAQARQAWPRPSLRLGWLALPCAALGLAASAGWLAPQWWQLAALLALAALALDLWRVMRAPTPRVQRRMHDTWAIGVERAVTLQIDGDRRQRLDAFDLHPGGWAMRDLPRRLDLAPGQSTDFEYFLRANSRGDFQFDGTQLRLHSPWGLWWQSRVAGAPQRVRVFPNFAPLAKFAMFSAEQASRLVGAHVKRRRGEGTDFHQMREYRVGDSLRQIDWKATARARRLISREYQDERNQQLVLMLDTGRRLMARDGELSHFDHVLDAALVVSYLALRQGDGVGLLASGGQSRWVPPQRGVGAIDNLLRASYALQPQPVATDFLAAATELSLRQRRRSLVMLVTNLRDEDMDDLLAAVRMLRGRHLVCVASLREGSLDQALGDEVDDLSGAIRAGAAAQYLEHRTQAHEALRSQGVMVLDVACEQLAASLVEKYLAVKRDRLL is encoded by the coding sequence ATGAGCTCGGCGCCGCCGCCGCTGCCCGCCGTCGCCGGCGCCGCGCCCGCGGTGCCGCGCGAGCGCGCGCAGGCGCGCCAGGCCTGGCCGCGGCCGTCGTTGCGGCTGGGCTGGCTGGCGCTGCCGTGCGCGGCGCTGGGGCTGGCGGCGAGCGCGGGCTGGCTGGCGCCGCAGTGGTGGCAGCTCGCGGCGTTGCTGGCGCTGGCGGCGCTCGCGCTGGACCTGTGGCGGGTGATGCGCGCGCCGACGCCGCGCGTGCAGCGGCGCATGCACGACACCTGGGCGATCGGGGTGGAGCGCGCGGTGACGCTGCAGATCGACGGCGACCGGCGCCAGCGCCTGGACGCGTTCGACCTGCATCCGGGCGGTTGGGCGATGCGCGATCTGCCGCGCCGGCTCGACCTCGCGCCGGGCCAATCGACCGATTTCGAATACTTCCTGCGCGCCAACAGCCGCGGCGATTTCCAGTTCGACGGAACCCAACTGCGGCTGCATTCGCCGTGGGGCCTGTGGTGGCAGTCGCGGGTGGCCGGCGCGCCGCAGCGGGTGCGCGTGTTCCCCAATTTCGCGCCGTTGGCCAAGTTCGCGATGTTCAGCGCCGAACAGGCCTCGCGCCTGGTCGGCGCGCACGTCAAGCGCCGCCGCGGCGAAGGCACCGACTTCCACCAGATGCGCGAGTACCGCGTCGGCGACAGCTTGCGCCAGATCGACTGGAAGGCCACCGCGCGCGCGCGCCGGCTGATCTCGCGCGAGTACCAGGACGAGCGCAACCAGCAACTGGTGCTGATGCTCGACACCGGCCGCCGGCTAATGGCGCGCGACGGCGAACTCTCGCACTTCGACCACGTGCTCGACGCGGCGCTGGTGGTGTCGTACCTGGCGCTGCGCCAGGGCGACGGCGTCGGCCTGCTCGCCAGCGGCGGCCAGAGCCGCTGGGTGCCGCCGCAGCGCGGCGTCGGCGCGATCGACAACCTGCTGCGCGCCAGCTACGCGCTGCAGCCGCAGCCGGTCGCGACCGACTTCCTCGCTGCCGCCACCGAACTGTCGCTGCGCCAGCGCCGGCGTTCGCTGGTGATGCTGGTGACCAACCTGCGCGACGAAGACATGGACGACCTGCTGGCCGCGGTGCGGATGCTGCGCGGCCGCCACCTGGTGTGCGTGGCCAGCCTGCGCGAAGGCTCGCTCGACCAGGCGCTGGGCGACGAAGTCGACGACCTGTCCGGCGCGATCCGCGCCGGCGCCGCCGCGCAATACCTGGAACACCGCACCCAGGCCCACGAGGCGCTGCGCAGCCAGGGCGTGATGGTGCTGGACGTGGCCTGCGAGCAGTTGGCGGCGTCGCTGGTGGAGAAGTATCTGGCGGTGAAGCGCGATCGCTTGCTGTAG
- a CDS encoding DUF4350 domain-containing protein: MSRQGLIALALLALVALLGFGGYSLWRKDYVRSEEMVDLPRTGEAASNPLYVLKLALAKDGVKVDARQRLLLSQHPLQPRDTVLIYRDPRTLAAPDAKALLEWVARGGHLIVRTPPWRERLGEAKVPVLEEVGVTLLDAADNEDNGQRSGCANLYERGRESQLVFCGARRFYFYNADAAPEAAWGDEDSAYVYARLPYGEGRVDVLADMDFLSNRGGSALAAFAGVRHGDDEVAQPSNAAFARQVLAPNYRAGTIHLIYAADVPSLWQTLIRNSWMAWLPLLLWLAAWLWQRMQRFGPLRPAPAMERRSLLEHIVASGEHIYRYGYGPSLYASVRAAFLLRLRRRDPYAASIEGEAQVELLAQRYKNEPGLGPAQIRDALAHPLARDHAAFRTRIATLIRMRNRL; the protein is encoded by the coding sequence ATGAGCCGCCAGGGCCTGATCGCGTTGGCGCTGCTCGCGCTGGTCGCGCTGCTGGGGTTCGGCGGCTACAGCCTGTGGCGCAAGGATTACGTGCGCAGCGAAGAGATGGTGGACCTGCCGCGCACCGGCGAGGCGGCGAGCAATCCGCTGTACGTGCTCAAGCTGGCGCTGGCCAAGGACGGGGTCAAGGTCGACGCGCGCCAGCGCCTGCTGCTGTCGCAGCATCCGCTGCAGCCGCGCGACACGGTGCTGATCTACCGCGACCCGCGCACCCTGGCCGCGCCGGACGCCAAGGCGCTGCTGGAATGGGTCGCGCGCGGCGGCCACCTGATCGTGCGCACGCCGCCGTGGCGCGAGCGCCTGGGCGAGGCCAAGGTGCCGGTGCTCGAGGAAGTCGGGGTGACCCTGCTCGACGCCGCCGACAACGAAGACAACGGCCAGCGCAGCGGCTGCGCCAATCTGTACGAACGCGGGCGCGAATCGCAACTGGTGTTCTGCGGCGCGCGCCGCTTCTACTTCTACAACGCCGACGCCGCGCCCGAGGCGGCCTGGGGCGACGAGGACAGCGCCTACGTCTACGCGCGCCTGCCCTACGGCGAGGGCCGGGTCGACGTGCTGGCGGACATGGACTTCCTGTCCAACCGCGGCGGTTCGGCGCTGGCGGCGTTCGCCGGCGTCCGCCACGGCGACGACGAGGTCGCGCAGCCGTCCAACGCCGCCTTCGCCCGCCAGGTGCTGGCGCCGAACTACCGCGCCGGCACGATCCACCTGATCTACGCCGCCGACGTCCCGTCGTTGTGGCAGACCCTGATCCGTAACAGCTGGATGGCCTGGCTGCCGCTGCTGCTGTGGCTGGCGGCGTGGCTGTGGCAGCGCATGCAGCGCTTCGGCCCGCTGCGGCCGGCGCCGGCGATGGAGCGGCGCTCGCTGCTCGAACACATCGTCGCCAGCGGCGAGCACATCTACCGCTACGGCTACGGCCCGAGCCTGTACGCCTCGGTGCGCGCCGCGTTCCTGCTGCGCCTGCGCCGGCGCGATCCCTACGCCGCCTCGATCGAAGGCGAGGCGCAGGTGGAGCTGCTTGCCCAGCGCTACAAGAACGAACCCGGCCTGGGACCGGCGCAGATCCGCGACGCCCTGGCCCATCCGCTGGCGCGCGACCACGCCGCGTTCCGCACCCGCATCGCCACCTTGATCCGCATGAGAAACCGACTATGA
- a CDS encoding YkgJ family cysteine cluster protein, translating into MQCRDRCGACCIAPSITSPIPGMPHGKPAGIPCVQLDDELRCRLFGRPERPRFCGSLQPQAEMCGQSREQALAGLLKLDRATAP; encoded by the coding sequence ATGCAGTGCCGCGACCGCTGCGGCGCCTGCTGCATCGCGCCTTCGATTACTTCGCCGATCCCGGGCATGCCGCACGGCAAACCGGCCGGGATTCCCTGCGTGCAGCTCGACGACGAGCTGCGCTGCCGCCTGTTCGGCCGGCCCGAGCGGCCGCGCTTTTGCGGGTCGCTGCAGCCGCAGGCGGAGATGTGCGGGCAATCGCGCGAGCAAGCGCTCGCCGGGCTGCTGAAACTGGATCGGGCGACCGCGCCTTAG